GGCATCGAATGGCGGCGCTTAGAAGACTAGTTGGGCATAATCCCAATCTATCATACACTTCTCTCCTTACTCCAACTCTTCTCATTTGTTCCAGAGGCATAGCTTCCAAACTTTTCGTTGGAGgtactatctctctctctcttcctaacTTTTTGTTTCACTTTGCTTTACGACGTTGTACTATCTCAAAACGTTAAGTAGTTATTACCCACTATTTATGTGTGAACGAAAACCAATCATATGTTTCGCTATTTATCTACGCcaccattttattttggattactTGAACTATGACCATAACCTGTTCGACGTAATACCTATATGAATTTTTTGCGTTTCCTTCTTTCAcctttttctacaaaatatacGCTTATTTAATTCATCAATAACCGAGTGAGGCTTCCAGAGAGAGCTGAATGGTCTTGTGGGTACTATTGAAATCCTTAAATACAACCATGTACATGGCTCTGACCTTAATTAAGAACTCATGCTAATCTTGATTACATTTACTTCAAAACCTTTATGGTTATCAATATTCATGTATGGTTCAGATTGtttttatttccaaataaaGTGGTGGAAGTGTGTCTGCTCAAGTCTTGTCTAAATagtgttttatcttttttgCTTAGCTACAAAATAACTAATCTTGAGATTGTTTTTGTATATGTGAATGCCTTTTTATCATCTGTAACCAACATAGAGATGTGATTCTCCTAGCTCATGTTTTTCTGATCAATATACTGTTGTGTTATACATGCTGTGTGTATTACTCACAGAATTCCAGATCCTAATTTTGATTACTAGATGGTTCTATCAGTTGAACCTTTTAAACTCCATTTGATGGAGACTTTTATAGGGTGTTTCGTCATTTTAAAGAACAGAAGCATCTCGTTAGATAAATCAAAGGTGCTTTATACTCTTGCTAATTTTGAGAAGCCGCACAAGGATTGCTTTTCAAAGTAACTAAGCTTctcataatattaaaaaagaagtgtATTGAATTGTACTAAAAAAGCACTAAAAAGGTTGTACCCAGTGCTGAAAGCTCTTGCTTTTAAAAGTTTTGGGAGGGGTGATTGGTAGGCAAGCTTacccccaattttttttgggaaatgcTGATTCCCAGACTCGAACCTGTGACCTATTGCTTTTGGTGAAAGGCACTTGCCATTGCATTGAGGCTTGACCTCTACTAAAAGGGCATTGGAATCTTTTATAAAATTGCTACTTAtttaagttttgaatttttgtagaaTGTTTCCCTTGATACTTAGCGACATGCTTTGTCAAAAGTACACAAATCATATAGAAACATTTTCTCTTTGTATTTGTATGTAAAATATATCAAGCAGTGGAGAGAGCTTCATGATCCCTAGATAGGCCATAGAGTTTTTctgattcttttttttggcttctTATCTAAATCATTTTTCCATATTATCTTTGCCAACAAAAAGTTTTGTTTAACTTTATATTAACTCACTTagactttccaaaaaaaaaaaggataacaCAGTTTTGCAGCTTTTATTGCCGTATATACTGTATAGGGCACTTGCTAAAGATTTTTGTTATGTTAATGCACTtgctaaagatttttttttccctcacaatGCTGTAGGATTGTCATTTTACACCAATGACAAAGGATTATCAGAAGCATTTTCTCAATATGGTCAAGTTGTTGAAGGTGACAATGGGCTTTCCATATGCAATAACATTAAGTTACCCTCTTCAAGCCAGTAGAATATTCAGTTAGTTGGAGcttaacaatttttctttttccagctAAAGTTGTAATGGACAGAGTCTCAGACAGATCAAAAGGATTTGGATTTGTGACCTTTGCTTCAGAAGATGAAGCTCAGAAAGCCCTTACAGAGATGAATGGAAAGGTAATCCCCTTTTTCATCTCTgcatttgattcttttaagctttgaaattcaaaaataacaaataactaCTGGCAGGCATTAAATGGGCGTGTTGTTTTTGTGGACTATGCAAAACCCAAATCCGATTTTGGAGGTGGAATCCCAATAGCAAGAGGGCCTCCAGAGCCAAA
The sequence above is drawn from the Quercus robur chromosome 7, dhQueRobu3.1, whole genome shotgun sequence genome and encodes:
- the LOC126692188 gene encoding small RNA-binding protein 11, chloroplastic, which encodes MAALRRLVGHNPNLSYTSLLTPTLLICSRGIASKLFVGGLSFYTNDKGLSEAFSQYGQVVEAKVVMDRVSDRSKGFGFVTFASEDEAQKALTEMNGKALNGRVVFVDYAKPKSDFGGGIPIARGPPEPKDDSQVLI